A window of Colius striatus isolate bColStr4 chromosome 29, bColStr4.1.hap1, whole genome shotgun sequence contains these coding sequences:
- the NPR1 gene encoding atrial natriuretic peptide receptor 1 isoform X3: protein MLAVLAVLCGAVTAAAAETTGTAALTLAVVLPERNLTYPWAWPRVGPAVRLAAAAVNSRPDLLPGFTLRWVFGSSEDGHGVCSEMAAPLAAVDLQLAHHPAAFLGPGCVYTAAPVARFTSHWQLPLVTAGAEAHGFDDKQEQFGLTTRAGPSHRKLGELGVQLHRRFNWTRRALLVYWDEKVDDRPYFFAAEGLYVQLPTLRNLTVVDVVFRDSSNFSFIIQEIKHKGRVVYVCCAPETFRELMLQAEREGLTGGDFAFFYIDIFGASLQGNGFPEPQRPWHRGDRHDASARRAFEAVTIITYKEPENPEYRPFLARLKEEALAHFNFSMKDGLMNFIAAAFHDGVLLYAQAVNETLQRGGSITNATAITRQMWNRTFYGVTGFLKIDENGDRESDYSLWDMDPARGDFQIVANYNGTTKKIQMVPGREIHWPGNAVPSDVPPCGFDSSDPLCGRANLSTLEVLSLVVSLILLAIAITSFFIYRKLRLEKELEAELWRIRWEDVQMSSLEKHLRSAGSRLTLSLKGSNYGSLMTTDGQIQGNLVAVKHLNRKRIELTRKVLFELKHMRDVQNEHLTRFIGACTDPPNICILTEYCPRGSLQDILENESITLDWMFRYSLTLDIVKGMQFLHNGVIVSHGNLKSSNCVVDSRFVLKITDYGLESFRVVPDGEDSHALFAKKLWTAPELLRMESPPARGTQKGDVYSFGIILQEIALRNGVFYVEGLDLSPKEIIERVKSGERPSFRPSASVGCHMEELGQLMQHCWAEDVLERPDFNQIKVQLRKFNRESSSNILDNLLSRMEQYANNLEELVEERTQAYLEEKRKAEALLYQILPHSVAEQLKRGETVQAEAFDSVTIYFSDIVGFTALSAESTPMQVVTLLNDLYTCFDAIIDNFDVYKVETIGDAYMVVSGLPVRNGKLHAREVARMALALLDAVRSFRIRHRPQQQLRLRIGIHTGPVCAGVVGLKMPRYCLFGDTVNTASRMESNGEALKIHISAVTKAVLEEFGCFELELRGDVEMKGKGKLRTYWLLGERGGSTRG from the exons ATGCTGGCGGTGCTGGCCGTGCTCTGCGGCGCGGtgacggcggcggcggcggagacGACGGGAACAGCCGCGCTGACTTTAGCGGTGGTGTTGCCCGAACGCAACCTCACCTACCCGTGGGCTTGGCCACGCGTGGGACCGGCGGTCCGCttggccgccgccgccgtcaACTCCCGGCCCGATTTATTACCCGGCTTTACCCTCCGCTGGGTCTTCGGCAGCAGCGAGGATGGGCACGGGGTCTGCTCCGAGATGGCAGCGCCTTTGGCCGCCGTCGACCTGCAGCTCGCTCATCACCCCGCCGCCTTCCTGGGACCCGGGTGCGTTTACACGGCGGCGCCGGTCGCCCGGTTCACCAGCCACTGGCAGCTCCCGCTGGTGACGGCGGGTGCCGAAGCTCACGGCTTCGACGACAAGCAGGAGCAGTTCGGTTTGACCACCCGCGCCGGTCCCAGCCACCGCAAACTGGGCGAACTGGGTGTGCAGCTCCATCGCCGCTTCAACTGGACGCGCCGGGCTCTGCTGGTGTACTGGGATGAGAAGGTGGATGACCGGCCGTACTTCTTTGCCGCCGAGGGGCTGTACGTGCAGCTGCCCACCCTGCGCAACCTCACGGTCGTGGACGTCGTGTTCCGCGACAGCAGCAACTTCTCCTTCATCATCCAGGAGATCAAGCACAAGGGACGTG TCGTCTACGTGTGCTGCGCCCCGGAGACGTTCCGGGAGCTGATGCTGCAGGCGGAGCGCGAGGGGCTGACGGGCGGCGACTTCGCCTTCTTCTACATCGACATCTTCGGGGCCAGTCTGCAGGGCAACGGCTTCCCCGAGCCCCAGcggccctggcacaggggagATCGCCACGATGCCAGCGCCAGGAGAGCCTTCGAG GCCGTCACCATCATCACCTACAAGGAGCCCGAAAACCCCGAGTACCGGCCCTTCCTGGCACGGCTGAAGGAGGAGGCGCTCGCCCACTTCAACTTCTCCATGAAGGACGGCTTG ATGAACTTCATCGCTGCCGCCTTCCACGACGGGGTTCTGCTCTACGCTCAGGCCGTCAACGAGACGCTGCAGCGGGGCGGCTCCATCACCAACGCCACGGCCATCACCCGCCAGATGTGGAACCGAACCTTCTACG GTGTCACAGGCTTCCTGAAGATCGATGAGAACGGGGACCGGGAGAGCGATTACTCGCTGTGGGACATGGACCCGGCGCGGGGGGACTTCCAG ATCGTGGCCAACTACAACGGCACCACCAAGAAGATCCAGATGGTGCCAGGCCGTGAGATCCACTGGCCGGGGAACGCGGTTCCGTCCGACGTCCCTCCCTGTGGCTTCGACAGCAGCGACCCGCTGTGCGGCAGAG CCAACCTGTCCACCCTGGAGGTCCTGTCCCTCGTGGTCAGCCTGATCCTCCTGGCCATCGCCATCACCTCCTTCTTCATCTACAG GAAGCTGCGGCtggagaaggagctggaggCCGAGCTGTGGCGGATCCGCTGGGAGGACGTGCAGATGAGCAGCCTGGAGAAGCACCTCCGGAGCGCTGGCAGCAGGCTCACCCTGTCCCTG AAGGGCTCCAACTACGGCTCGCTGATGACCACGGACGGGCAGATCCAG GGTAACCTCGTGGCGGTGAAGCACCTGAACCGCAAGCGCATCGAGCTGACGCGTAAGGTCTTGTTCGAGCTGAAGCAC ATGAGGGATGTCCAAAATGAGCATCTGACCCGCTTCATCGGAGCCTGCACCGACCCCCCCAACATCTGCATCCTCACGGAGTATTGTCCACGTGGCAGCCTGCAG gacaTCTTGGAGAACGAGAGCATCACTCTGGACTGGATGTTTCGCTATTCCCTCACCCTTGACATCGTCAAG GGGATGCAGTTCCTACACAATGGGGTGATTGTCTCCCATGGGAACCTCAAGTCCTCCAACTGCGTGGTGGACAGTCGCTTTGTGCTGAAGATCACGGACTATGGGCTCGAGAGCTTCCGTGTGGTCCCCGATGGAGAGGACTCCCACGCTCTCTTCGCCA agaagctgtggacagcacctgagctgctgaggaTGGAGTCCCCACCAGCCCGTGGCACGCAGAAGGGTGACGTGTACAGCTTCGGCATCATCCTCCAAGAGATCGCCCTGCGCAACGGCGTCTTCTACGTGGAGGGGCTGGACCTCAGCCCCAAAG AGATCATTGAGAGGGTGAAGAGTGGGGAGCGCCCCAGCTTCCGCCCCTCAGCCAGCGTGGGCTGTCACATGGAGGAGCTGGGCCAGCTgatgcagcactgctgggccgAGGACGTCCTGGAGCGCCCCGACTTCAACCAGATCAAGGTCCAGCTCCGCAAGTTCAACAG ggagagcagcagcaacatCCTGGACAACCTGCTGTCACGCATGGAGCAGTATGCCAACAACCTGGAGGAGCTGGTGGAGGAGAGGACCCAAGCCTACCTGGAGGAGAAGCGCAAGGCCGAGGCTCTCCTCTACCAGATCCTGCCCCA CTCGGTGGCAGAGCAGCTGAAGCGGGGGGAGACGGTGCAGGCAGAAGCTTTCGACAGCGTCACCATCTACTTCAGCGACATCGTGGGCTTCACGGCGCTGTCGGCCGAGAGCACCCCCATGCAGGTGGTGACGCTGCTCAACGACCTCTACACGTGTTTCGATGCCATCATCGACAACTTCGACGTCTACAAG GTGGAGACCATTGGGGACGCCTACATGGTGGTGTCGGGGCTGCCGGTGCGCAACGGGAAGCTGCACGCGCGGGAGGTCGCTCGCATGGCCCTGGCGCTGCTGGACGCCGTCCGCTCCTTCCGCATCCGCCACCGGCCGCAGCAGCAGCTCCGGCTGCGCATCGGCATCCACACGG GCCCCGTCTGCGCCGGCGTCGTGGGGCTCAAAATGCCCCGGTACTGCCTCTTCGGGGACACGGTGAACACGGCCTCGAGGATGGAGTCCAACGGCGAag CCCTGAAGATCCACATCTCAGCTGTGACCAAGGCGGTGCTGGAGGAGTTCGGCTGCTTCGAGCTGGAGCTGCGGGGGGATGTGGAGATGAag GGCAAGGGGAAGCTCAGGACCTACTGGCTGCTGGGGGAGCGCGGGGGGAGCACCCGGGGCTGA
- the NPR1 gene encoding atrial natriuretic peptide receptor 1 isoform X1 yields MLAVLAVLCGAVTAAAAETTGTAALTLAVVLPERNLTYPWAWPRVGPAVRLAAAAVNSRPDLLPGFTLRWVFGSSEDGHGVCSEMAAPLAAVDLQLAHHPAAFLGPGCVYTAAPVARFTSHWQLPLVTAGAEAHGFDDKQEQFGLTTRAGPSHRKLGELGVQLHRRFNWTRRALLVYWDEKVDDRPYFFAAEGLYVQLPTLRNLTVVDVVFRDSSNFSFIIQEIKHKGRVVYVCCAPETFRELMLQAEREGLTGGDFAFFYIDIFGASLQGNGFPEPQRPWHRGDRHDASARRAFEAVTIITYKEPENPEYRPFLARLKEEALAHFNFSMKDGLMNFIAAAFHDGVLLYAQAVNETLQRGGSITNATAITRQMWNRTFYGVTGFLKIDENGDRESDYSLWDMDPARGDFQIVANYNGTTKKIQMVPGREIHWPGNAVPSDVPPCGFDSSDPLCGRANLSTLEVLSLVVSLILLAIAITSFFIYRKLRLEKELEAELWRIRWEDVQMSSLEKHLRSAGSRLTLSLKGSNYGSLMTTDGQIQVYAKTAYYKGNLVAVKHLNRKRIELTRKVLFELKHMRDVQNEHLTRFIGACTDPPNICILTEYCPRGSLQDILENESITLDWMFRYSLTLDIVKGMQFLHNGVIVSHGNLKSSNCVVDSRFVLKITDYGLESFRVVPDGEDSHALFAKKLWTAPELLRMESPPARGTQKGDVYSFGIILQEIALRNGVFYVEGLDLSPKEIIERVKSGERPSFRPSASVGCHMEELGQLMQHCWAEDVLERPDFNQIKVQLRKFNRESSSNILDNLLSRMEQYANNLEELVEERTQAYLEEKRKAEALLYQILPHSVAEQLKRGETVQAEAFDSVTIYFSDIVGFTALSAESTPMQVVTLLNDLYTCFDAIIDNFDVYKVETIGDAYMVVSGLPVRNGKLHAREVARMALALLDAVRSFRIRHRPQQQLRLRIGIHTGPVCAGVVGLKMPRYCLFGDTVNTASRMESNGEALKIHISAVTKAVLEEFGCFELELRGDVEMKGKGKLRTYWLLGERGGSTRG; encoded by the exons ATGCTGGCGGTGCTGGCCGTGCTCTGCGGCGCGGtgacggcggcggcggcggagacGACGGGAACAGCCGCGCTGACTTTAGCGGTGGTGTTGCCCGAACGCAACCTCACCTACCCGTGGGCTTGGCCACGCGTGGGACCGGCGGTCCGCttggccgccgccgccgtcaACTCCCGGCCCGATTTATTACCCGGCTTTACCCTCCGCTGGGTCTTCGGCAGCAGCGAGGATGGGCACGGGGTCTGCTCCGAGATGGCAGCGCCTTTGGCCGCCGTCGACCTGCAGCTCGCTCATCACCCCGCCGCCTTCCTGGGACCCGGGTGCGTTTACACGGCGGCGCCGGTCGCCCGGTTCACCAGCCACTGGCAGCTCCCGCTGGTGACGGCGGGTGCCGAAGCTCACGGCTTCGACGACAAGCAGGAGCAGTTCGGTTTGACCACCCGCGCCGGTCCCAGCCACCGCAAACTGGGCGAACTGGGTGTGCAGCTCCATCGCCGCTTCAACTGGACGCGCCGGGCTCTGCTGGTGTACTGGGATGAGAAGGTGGATGACCGGCCGTACTTCTTTGCCGCCGAGGGGCTGTACGTGCAGCTGCCCACCCTGCGCAACCTCACGGTCGTGGACGTCGTGTTCCGCGACAGCAGCAACTTCTCCTTCATCATCCAGGAGATCAAGCACAAGGGACGTG TCGTCTACGTGTGCTGCGCCCCGGAGACGTTCCGGGAGCTGATGCTGCAGGCGGAGCGCGAGGGGCTGACGGGCGGCGACTTCGCCTTCTTCTACATCGACATCTTCGGGGCCAGTCTGCAGGGCAACGGCTTCCCCGAGCCCCAGcggccctggcacaggggagATCGCCACGATGCCAGCGCCAGGAGAGCCTTCGAG GCCGTCACCATCATCACCTACAAGGAGCCCGAAAACCCCGAGTACCGGCCCTTCCTGGCACGGCTGAAGGAGGAGGCGCTCGCCCACTTCAACTTCTCCATGAAGGACGGCTTG ATGAACTTCATCGCTGCCGCCTTCCACGACGGGGTTCTGCTCTACGCTCAGGCCGTCAACGAGACGCTGCAGCGGGGCGGCTCCATCACCAACGCCACGGCCATCACCCGCCAGATGTGGAACCGAACCTTCTACG GTGTCACAGGCTTCCTGAAGATCGATGAGAACGGGGACCGGGAGAGCGATTACTCGCTGTGGGACATGGACCCGGCGCGGGGGGACTTCCAG ATCGTGGCCAACTACAACGGCACCACCAAGAAGATCCAGATGGTGCCAGGCCGTGAGATCCACTGGCCGGGGAACGCGGTTCCGTCCGACGTCCCTCCCTGTGGCTTCGACAGCAGCGACCCGCTGTGCGGCAGAG CCAACCTGTCCACCCTGGAGGTCCTGTCCCTCGTGGTCAGCCTGATCCTCCTGGCCATCGCCATCACCTCCTTCTTCATCTACAG GAAGCTGCGGCtggagaaggagctggaggCCGAGCTGTGGCGGATCCGCTGGGAGGACGTGCAGATGAGCAGCCTGGAGAAGCACCTCCGGAGCGCTGGCAGCAGGCTCACCCTGTCCCTG AAGGGCTCCAACTACGGCTCGCTGATGACCACGGACGGGCAGATCCAGGTCTACGCCAAGACGGCGTATTACAAG GGTAACCTCGTGGCGGTGAAGCACCTGAACCGCAAGCGCATCGAGCTGACGCGTAAGGTCTTGTTCGAGCTGAAGCAC ATGAGGGATGTCCAAAATGAGCATCTGACCCGCTTCATCGGAGCCTGCACCGACCCCCCCAACATCTGCATCCTCACGGAGTATTGTCCACGTGGCAGCCTGCAG gacaTCTTGGAGAACGAGAGCATCACTCTGGACTGGATGTTTCGCTATTCCCTCACCCTTGACATCGTCAAG GGGATGCAGTTCCTACACAATGGGGTGATTGTCTCCCATGGGAACCTCAAGTCCTCCAACTGCGTGGTGGACAGTCGCTTTGTGCTGAAGATCACGGACTATGGGCTCGAGAGCTTCCGTGTGGTCCCCGATGGAGAGGACTCCCACGCTCTCTTCGCCA agaagctgtggacagcacctgagctgctgaggaTGGAGTCCCCACCAGCCCGTGGCACGCAGAAGGGTGACGTGTACAGCTTCGGCATCATCCTCCAAGAGATCGCCCTGCGCAACGGCGTCTTCTACGTGGAGGGGCTGGACCTCAGCCCCAAAG AGATCATTGAGAGGGTGAAGAGTGGGGAGCGCCCCAGCTTCCGCCCCTCAGCCAGCGTGGGCTGTCACATGGAGGAGCTGGGCCAGCTgatgcagcactgctgggccgAGGACGTCCTGGAGCGCCCCGACTTCAACCAGATCAAGGTCCAGCTCCGCAAGTTCAACAG ggagagcagcagcaacatCCTGGACAACCTGCTGTCACGCATGGAGCAGTATGCCAACAACCTGGAGGAGCTGGTGGAGGAGAGGACCCAAGCCTACCTGGAGGAGAAGCGCAAGGCCGAGGCTCTCCTCTACCAGATCCTGCCCCA CTCGGTGGCAGAGCAGCTGAAGCGGGGGGAGACGGTGCAGGCAGAAGCTTTCGACAGCGTCACCATCTACTTCAGCGACATCGTGGGCTTCACGGCGCTGTCGGCCGAGAGCACCCCCATGCAGGTGGTGACGCTGCTCAACGACCTCTACACGTGTTTCGATGCCATCATCGACAACTTCGACGTCTACAAG GTGGAGACCATTGGGGACGCCTACATGGTGGTGTCGGGGCTGCCGGTGCGCAACGGGAAGCTGCACGCGCGGGAGGTCGCTCGCATGGCCCTGGCGCTGCTGGACGCCGTCCGCTCCTTCCGCATCCGCCACCGGCCGCAGCAGCAGCTCCGGCTGCGCATCGGCATCCACACGG GCCCCGTCTGCGCCGGCGTCGTGGGGCTCAAAATGCCCCGGTACTGCCTCTTCGGGGACACGGTGAACACGGCCTCGAGGATGGAGTCCAACGGCGAag CCCTGAAGATCCACATCTCAGCTGTGACCAAGGCGGTGCTGGAGGAGTTCGGCTGCTTCGAGCTGGAGCTGCGGGGGGATGTGGAGATGAag GGCAAGGGGAAGCTCAGGACCTACTGGCTGCTGGGGGAGCGCGGGGGGAGCACCCGGGGCTGA